TTTGAGATAATTGATGATCACAGAGCTGGGAAGATTGTTGTCAATCTCACAGGCAGACTCAACAAGGTAGGATTTGTCTTCCTGAATTCAGTTCTTTAGGAAGGTGTTTAAATGAgacttttttaaatgtttgtctgCTCCGGTTCTGAAAGAATTACTTACAAAGAAGGTAGTATTTAttgaatgaaaataatatgGATATTATCAGTGGTTATCAGATGCTTGTTAATTTTTCTAGATTCATAGTGATATGGTTGACTAATTACATTTTGGGTAAACTCTGAATGTGTAAGACATTTTCAGGGAAGTCTGCTTGCAAGTGCTGTGTGTTTCTCCCTTTGAAGGCTTTCTGGCTACCTAGtgatttctcagtttctttgaTGTTTAAGCTATCTAGAAGACTTGTCTTAAGAGATAGGAACTGAGTTGCTTTCCAATTGATGTTTAATACCTGTAAATGTTGAGAAAATAagcctttctgctgctgctagaTTGGCTTTGCTTGCAGTTGAGGGAAGTTGAATGTTAACGTTGATTAGTGTTTTTTAAGTTCCTGGGGCATATGAAGTATTCATGtgtgttttggaaatttttttaatgcttttgtctCAGAATACTGAGCTGGCTAGTTCTGTGATGACTTGCTGTGCATCATTGTTTCCAATTAAGCTATTCAATTAAGCTTCTttactaaagaaataaaaaaattacttggtcAAAATATGTTGGGTGCTGTCTCCACGatgaaaaaatactgcagctgAAAATTGAGTGTAGTAGGCAGCGAATTCTGATGCCACCCAAATTACTACTGTTTCatgtctgtaataaaaataatgtatgtcAAGTTTGAGTATAGTGTTCCTTGAACTCTTTGGGATAATTTCGTAACAGATCTTGCAAGGTACAGCTGGATATAACATTTCTCTCAATAAGGGAGCAgttgtttgtttcagaaaaatgtccGTCAGTGCAGGAAGTGTACTTCTGGTCTGCTCTTGGATATTTATTAAGATATTGAAGCCAGGGAGGTAGCTGGAGGTGGTAGTAGTGGTCATGGTCAGTAAATAATACGATTAGCTTGAAGACTTCAGTAACTTTTATGCATGTTAATTTCTCCATGTTTAAAATCTACAGGTATTTTTTGCTAACTATTTTTGATGATTAGAGGTAGAATATCCCTTAGTAATCACATCGTTTTTGATGATAGAGGATGCTTAATAATCTTCAGTGGTTTATAGTATGCTTTTATGCTCTTGCAGGTCTAGCCATTAATTTGTTAGTTTAGCTTCAGCAGCAGTGTAAGTCACACTGTTTAgacaaggaggaggaggtaaggctaaggaaataaaagctgaatAGCTGTGTGAGTCTCAACTTACCTGAGAGAAAGCGCTTTTCCATACTGTGGGTAATGGGGCGTGCTTCTTGGTATTCTAATCTTTTGttgccaaaaatatttcaattgcAATTGTTAAATTCCTTCATTCAGTGAGCTGGAATGACAAAAGTACTAATCCAGTTTATAAAGTTCTTCTGTTTGTAATGGAATTCTGTTTTATAGTGTGGTGTAATCAGTCCCAGATTTGATGTTCAGCTGAAGGATTTGGAAAAGTGGCAGAACAACCTGCTGCCTTCACGTCAGTTTGGGTAAGTATGGAgaagatttaaataaatgttgtaTGTAAAAATGTGGTGGTTTTTATTACACTTTCATACTGCCCAAGTTGGATTCCCGTGACACCTTTCCTCTCTGATCAGTCTGGAGGTAGATAGTAGTCTAAAAATCCATCTCCAATATAAATGCTCTTTTTAACCAGTTTTAAAGGGGCACTGCTAAGCAAGGACCTATTTTTGCTTGGCTTTGGTAAATCCTGCTTTCACCATTTCTACAGTTTATCGggaaaatagtttttttctcttactcgttttaattttattagtaGCTGTTTATGGATGGGGGAGGAGTCATGTAAGTTACCAGGTCAATGGAAGTAGGAACTTCCTGATTGTGTATGAATTGATTAGATACTAAGTGATGAGAGACTCAGAGCCTCTGTTAAACAAACCTCCACAATGTAGAAAATCTTAGTATTATgcaatgtttttcctttccaaaattcACTTGAGTCAAGGGTAATAAATCTCAGTGCCTCAGGATGGCAGAGCTAGAACAGTCTTCAGAGGCTCAGCCAGTCTGTCCTGTCAAAGGGAGGATTAACAGTTCCTTGTCATTTCTGTTCTTAAAGCTCCAGTGATAAGCCGCTTGCTTTAGCTGTACCTATATAGCTTACTAGCATGTGTTGTCATATTTTTAAGAGTATTTATAGAGTGGTAGGACAAGAGGTTCTCAGACACGAAGCTGTGTGGATGAAGTATGCTGATAATCCATATGTTGGCATTAGCAATGACTAAGGCTGCTTCAGTTGTCAGTCCAGATCCAGATATTCATCTGCATCAGTGCACAGTGTTCAAAACACAGAGACACAAAGCGCTCGGAGTTGAGGAGCTGTCTGGCACCATGGCAACTCTAcctgctctgaagaaaaatgtctgcttAAAGTAGAAGCAGACTTTGTCTGGAAACTATAGAGTTGCTGCTGCTACAACAGCTGAACTGACTTTACAGTGGGAATGCGCAAGAAAACTTCTTGCTGAGACTTATGCAAATATTTGGGAACAGAAGCCTATAAATGCCTTTGTGTGCCGCAGAGTTGTGCTTGTGAGAggagtttctttttcattgtctGATAACCTTAGTTCCGCTAGGCCTATTCTTACAGAAACTAATCTTACTATTGTAATACAAAAATGAAGTTAGTGCTGTCAACTCTGCACAAGCATAGAACAAAATGATAAACTGAACGTTTGTTCTTTCTTAATAGGTACATTGTACTGACAACCTCAGCTGGCATCATGGACCATGAGGAGGCTAGGCGAAAACACACAGGAGGCAAAATCCTGGGattctttttctaaaacttgTAAAAAAAGAGGATACTAATAAATTGTTCAAATGGACTCTGGTGTTTCCAGTCGGTATTTTAATGACTTCTAACACTACTTGAGATAGTGCTTGCAACAGGCAGCTCTTCAATAGTGCTCAAGTTCCACCTTTACTGCAAAGGACATTCAGGTTCCGTGCCATCCCTGGTCACAACTTGTATTTCTGTTAATATAACATACTTTCAATAATTACCACTTGAATGACAGTTACAGGTCACTACACAGAATAGCCTCAGCAGAGGAACTCTAATGTTAAACTACATACTCAGCTATCATGTGGTGGGATTGCCTCTTGGCTGTTAGATACATGCGTCTCCATAGTTACATATATGTGACTATAGTTTCACCTTTTGGCTTAACAATAGAAGATGCCTTGCCAGAAGGTGTGTCCTGTTTGTGGTTTAGAAAGTTACGAGATGTAGGACTGTGGAATGATTAAGATGGTTGAAGTCTGATTTCAGATCACAAACTTGTTCCACGTCTTGCAGTGTAAGGAGTAGCTGAGGTACTGAggtgaataattttttcttcaaatttctaGTTTGAAAGTCCTTTGAAACATCAGTTTTGGGTAAGGCAGTTGCAGCTGCTTTGCATGTTACCATGAAGATGTGACTGTTTGAGATTTCTTTAAGTTACTTTTTGGAGTGCGGAAGTAAGGGTATCTGAACCTACAGGTAGTGAATGTTTAGTATTGAATGAGTTTTTGGTCTTTGTTTCAGGCATCTCATGCATGACAGCATAATGTACTTGACCattcagaaaaatcaacaaatttctttcaaagcagtACACAGAGCAGGTGACTACAGCTGAAGAGCTACTTGCAGATGGTAGAGAATGAGAAGCAAGCTTCTGGGCTGATTGTCTTGTCCTTTAACAGCAGTTGGAAATCCCTTGCCTTATTTCACTTCGGAGTCTTTATTAGGAAGGATCCTATTCAAATGTAGCAAGCCTGTTTCAGCGCACTTTAAAACAACTGTTGAATTTGTGGTCCACCTGATACAAACATTTGGAAACACTTTTCCTTCTTGGCCATAGGTCCTGATGCTTGATATGTACACTTGCTTGAGTTAAAAGTAATGTGCTTGGAAAGTGATACTTCATCACACAGCTTTTCAGAGAGCCTTAGGATGGAAGTGAATGTCTTCAGGCATGAAGTCTTTAATCTCTATAGCTTATAACTATGTAACCTGTTTCAGTTCAGTCTGTTACTTTTtatggagaaaaggagaaggcgATACTGCTAAGCAAACAGGTCTTACCTCTATTGTAGACAAGCTGCACAGCCTTGTCTAATGTGGTGGCTCTTCTGAGGAACAAGAAGCTAGCAACAGGGCTGTGAAAGAATGCGTGCAGTTAGTGTTCTGGTGGTACACACTAGCATCCCATAATAGAGACTTGCAGCTTGACTGAGAAGAACAggggaataataaaaaaggctAGTTTACCTGTTTTGTCTTAGTCACATGCTGGTTAAGGTCACAAAGTATGGATTGTAGATGGCATCAGAATATTCAAATGTGATGAGTATGGTTCTttgatttgaaacaaatttgccTAGCTGAAGATAAAGAACTGTACACGGGATTACAAAGAGTAGTAACGAAACTAAAAGAAGTCTGTCTTGACCCCTTTTTATTGTCAAATCAAGCTGGTTGTTacagggttggggtttttttcctatccttAATGAAGATAATTCTGCTGTAATAAGCATGGATACACACATGAGCTTTTGTATTTCTTGCTCAGAGTAACTCTGAAGATGGTATCAAGTTTCCACTGgtcctttttgaaaaatcttgatttttatcAGTCCAGAATAGAACATGTTTCTGCTACCTGATGGAAGAAGGCTTCAAGGCTTCCTTTAGATGAATTCACTATGGCTTCAAGTTCCCTGCTAGTTTGACGTTCATGTTTTAAACCAATTTTATGTGGGACATGCACATCAGTTTTTCTGAACGAGTTTACCTGTATATGTCCTTTACTACCACAGAGACTTCCAAAGGAAGAGAATTTCTGATATTCTCAGTTGACAGACCAGTTGGGAATAGACcgtattaatttatttcacaagCCAACCCAATGACTCTTGTAGAATTATTAACTGGGACTTAAGAGCTCCAGTGTAAAAAGAATGACTTGGAGGGAAGcatgcagcagcagatgcaCCTTTTCCACAGTGTATCTTAAAAAATGTAACTATGTACTGACTTACCACACTtagaagctgctgcagctgatcCAAGTTCATAAAATGATCTCTGAGCTTGCACCTCACTGGTGAGAGCTTTACTCCTGGGCGATAGCTGCTGGCTGAGATCCAAGGAACTTGTCAAGTGGGACTCGGGAGCTGACACGCGGGATTATGACATGCCCTGCAACACAACTGCTTTAAATGGGTTGCAGAAATTCTTATTCTCGGACATGTTTAAAACCtgaaagtggtatttttttaagcctCAGTGGTGTTATTGGAGCTGAGGGCATATGCCTTGGGAAAGCAGTTTGTAGGTAAAAGTTAACTATCGTTCTGGGTAATAAAAGGATTAATAGGGAGAGATGGGAAAGTGGCACAAAGCTGAAAGTACAGTACAGGTCGCAACTGGCAATCAAAGCAAAGTGTTAATTTAGAGAAGGTGTTTGGTACctgtggagcagagggggaTGTTGATGAGGGAGGAATCCTCTGTGGGACAGAGGCAGTTGGCCTTCCTGTGGGGAAACCTGGGAGGGTGGGTGACACCTGAGGAAAGCGTCTGCGCTGCAAACCCCTGAATTACCAAGCTTTAGCTCTGGTGCTCTCCTGGATACCCTGCAGTCTGACGTTGAACAAGTCTGGAAGTGATTGTGTTGCCTCCATACCCTTCTAGAGGTAGAGAGAAGTCTTGGCCCTCTGGCTGGAGGTCTGCTGCTACTTTCCAAACCAGATCTGTACAGCTAGGTCTGTGTGAGTGCGGCCACTTGCCTGGCTGTTGTGGTGTGGAGAGGAACTAGTCGTATTATGGTATGGATAGTGTATGGTGATGCTGCACTGCCTATAGTTCCTTACGTGCTCAGCTGATCACAAGAAGGTAAGCATCAGTAGTCCTAGTCACAGGTGGTAAAATGGGATTAGAATTTGAGTTGTGAAAATCCCTTAGTAAGTCAGAGGTAGGTGGGAGAGGGTTGGTGACCCGTCAGCGGGGTGCAGCCTGGTCTCACTTCTGCTCTCAGATAGATGACCAGTATTTCTGGATACCGATTGCCATTGCTCCTTATGCCATTGTTTAAGAGGATAAAACACGTTCAGACCGCCTGCCATGCGTTAAGTACCTATTTGTTGTTGCAGTGGGAAGTTGTCAACAGATGGCAGCATCCGACTTTGAATCGCTGGAGACTGAGCGTGATCTGTGGGAGATGAGTCCCAAGAGGGCTTTGGCCTTGCTGCTggtctccctcctccttccgcAGAGCTAAATATCCTGACTTCTGTACTCTGGTccacaaagataattttttgtGTCTTTGATGCAACAGAGCCTGATTTAAGATAATATGGTGGGGTGAAAGTAAGTATGGATCTTCAAAATATGGCAACAGGGTAAAAAGCCTGGTGCGTGACAGCGGCTTCACTGCAAATGCACTTTCTCCTCTTcgtccttttgtttgttttctgcgACAGGTAATTCAGGCAGCTCCGTTCCCCTGAATGGAGTTTTGTTTCTCAAACTCATGTGCTGGCCACTTGCACCAGAAACGCAAGCAGTAATTAAACCTTGATCTCCAATGTCTGAACAGTTATCTTAGTGACTCTTTCACGCCTACTGGAGTCTAGATGAAAGCCAGCAGTGACAGACAAGGATGTGTGTGGCGgtgcagcagaaagcagggaaagaaaatgggcTGAAGTGGTGAGCAAGGCTTTGGAACTGGCCCCAGCAGGTTTGGCACTGAGTAGTTATTTCACAGCAGTGAAAGAACAAGAAGTCGCTCGTGGCTGGCGTGGGGGCCCTGACTGCAGGGTGCAGGAATGGGGAGCATGGTGATGAGCCCATCAGGATGTGCGGATGAGGCTGATGGTAGAGGATAAGAgacatcatttatttttaaaggatctGGGACTGCCAAAGCTATTATTTTAGggtttttaattgaaattacaTGCTCTCAAATGACAagatgttttgtgttttgtctaATGCTATTTAGCTAATTTAGATTTAAGACAAGACTATCTATTGTTCAGTGTCTTACTGCCAATTAATGCAAATATCAGGGTCTCGGTAAATATCTGGGTGGATTTAACCCCAGTTTAGTCCAGAGGACTATTCTAGTAGAGCCAAGGAGTTTCAGAAGCTGCTGGCCTCTGTTCTCGCTCATGCCTCTGATCCTTTCTCTGCTCAAGCACTGCCATTTTACTTCTGCAgttctattttaaaagagaattatctatttttctcttaattctcCTGCTGTTCACCATCTTCTTGCTCTGGTAAATGGTATTTTGATTACCAGCTCATGACCTGGATTaacttggttttgtttacaaatatttttacaaagagAGAAGTGCTGATATAGCAAGTGACAAGAATAACTGCGTAAACTTTATTGCTTGAAACACAAAGGTCCATgttctgctggggaaaaaataaattccattgaccttctcctgctcttctcAGATGAAGCGAATGAGGATGCCTGAAGGCATAAAACTTAGTTTTAAGTTGATCCAGTCTGGTTTATTAGGTGAGATATGTAAGAATAATCTCATAAAACCACTAGAAACAGAGGAGAACATGTACAAAGACATATTGTGGTTCTGGTGAAGGTAATAAAGAGTTTTGACCTTTGCTAGGACCACTCTTAATGTAATCACGTAGTCCTGGTATCCGGCATTATCTAGTGGTTACCCATGGTTTTGAAAGCTGTTCTGGCATTTTTGATCCGACTGCACTGGGTTTAGCAGCCACCGAGTGATTCCTACTCAGTGTGTGGCTGCTAGCTtgaacatatatatttatatagggagcacaaattaaaatctgtaCTATTGGGGCACTGTGATGCACAGGGCAAGTGCATTGCATTGCAGGGGGAGCGTGGGCACAGCCAAGCAGAGGTGGCAGCAACTGGGAAATTCACCATCTCCAAAAGGGTTGCAGCTCCACCAGGACAGGCTGTACTGGCTGGATCTTTTCTCACGCAGTACCCAGAATGAAAGGATAGGCAGATATTTGATAAACAACTAAATTACAACCTGGTAAAATGTGATACTTGTCATATGACAGTATTTCAGTCATGCTTGGTCTGTGTAACGAAGGTTTCAGCTGGGTGCTGATGCTTCAGTGTGCTGACTCTCCCTGGTGTGCTAGTTTTCCTTAAGCAGAGAAATGGGTGTCCTTAATCACCTGATGTGTGTTCCAGCTGGAGTTTCACTGGCTGAAGGTGGGGGAGGGAAAACTGCAGGccaaaaaatatatgcaaagtAAAAGTGGGGAATATAATACTTGTGTCCTAAGACAATTGTTCCACCTTCTAAAATCTGAGTTGGGAGGTAAGTCCAGAAGAGACACTTGGTTGTCTTCCCTGACCTTGGTGTAACAAAGGCCCCAGACCTCATTCCTGTTGAATTTCTCCCCATTTAGTTCTTTCCAGGTGTGAGGGAGCAAACAAGAACAGGAGGGTATGCTAGTGGTGAAGCTGCCTTTACAAGCGGAGCAAAGCTATGATGATTACTCCCAGCAAGCATCAAGCAAGTTAAAACCCCTTTTGCAAAACCTCTGATGTGCCGGTGACAAGCCTCAGTCCAGCAAGGTAATCAAATTCACATCTGCTTTCTTCAATAGACTAAATGTAGCTGACTGCTACAACTGCATTACATGTCTTACCACCCTGGTCCCCCTCCTTCACACGCCGGTTGTGACACTCAACTGTCTAAG
This sequence is a window from Buteo buteo chromosome 27, bButBut1.hap1.1, whole genome shotgun sequence. Protein-coding genes within it:
- the RPS15A gene encoding small ribosomal subunit protein uS8, with product MVRMNVLADALKSINNAEKRGKRQVLIRPCSKVIVRFLTVMMKHGYIGEFEIIDDHRAGKIVVNLTGRLNKCGVISPRFDVQLKDLEKWQNNLLPSRQFGYIVLTTSAGIMDHEEARRKHTGGKILGFFF